AATGCCATGCCTTACAGTGAGGACGTGATCTCAACTGTCTGGAGAAAAGCATGTTTTCGCCTCAAGAGGCTTTGCCCCGGCTGGCCCCGAAACTGGATCAACTGACGCGCGAAGTCTTGTTCGCCGATGTCTGGCGTCGCGACGCCTTGTCGCCGCGCGAGCGCAGCCTGATCACCATCGCCGCTTTGATCGGCCAGGCGCGGCCGCAGGCGCTGGCGTTTCATCTGCGCCGAGGGCTGGAGAACGGTTTAAGCGCTGAGGAATTGAGCGAGCTGCTGACACACTTGGCCTTCTATGTCGGTTGGCCGTCCGCCACCGCCGCGCTGGAACAGCTAGACGCTGTTTTGGCTAATCCTGCTCGATAAGGAGAGCATCATGCCCTATGCCCGCATTTCCCTGTTGAAAGGCAAGTCGCCGCAATACCTGCGCGCCCTGGCCGACGGCATTCATCAAGCCATGGTGGACAGCATCGCCGTGCCGCCGGCCGATCGCTTCCAATTGATCCATCAACACGAGGCTGGCGAGATGATCATCGATCCTGAGTATGGCGGCGGCCCGCGTTCGGAAGATTTTGTGCTGGTGACGCTGCATCTTGGCCGGCCGCGAACCAAGGAGGCCAAGGCGGCGCTCTA
The Chromobacterium sp. IIBBL 290-4 DNA segment above includes these coding regions:
- a CDS encoding carboxymuconolactone decarboxylase family protein, with amino-acid sequence MFSPQEALPRLAPKLDQLTREVLFADVWRRDALSPRERSLITIAALIGQARPQALAFHLRRGLENGLSAEELSELLTHLAFYVGWPSATAALEQLDAVLANPAR
- a CDS encoding tautomerase family protein, giving the protein MPYARISLLKGKSPQYLRALADGIHQAMVDSIAVPPADRFQLIHQHEAGEMIIDPEYGGGPRSEDFVLVTLHLGRPRTKEAKAALYARMAELLSVSPGLAPADLMVVLIDGEMDSWSFSHGRQASALSRQELQLC